From Fusarium fujikuroi IMI 58289 draft genome, chromosome FFUJ_chr07, a single genomic window includes:
- a CDS encoding dehydrogenase-like protein, translating into MDGRKLVLVTGANTGLGFQIVKAICSSDKGYEVLAGGRSLQKAEQAVKNLKEKFPSSYLHAIQLDIEDDISIASAFEYIKAQYGKLDALINNAGAQFDQQLTAGKMSAREIWNKTYDVNVTGTHILTWTLAPLLLESSDPRLMFIASGTSSLTGSENPDLPINTQSSKGWPKALNNFNLPAYRSSKTALNMMMREWFRLLGQDGVKVWSISPGYLATGLGVGQEQNKTQGAIDPSIGAAIVKDVLEGARDKEDGKVVSRQGVQPWED; encoded by the exons ATGGACGGACGTAAGCTCGTGCTTGTGACAGGTGCCAACACCGGTCTCGGTTTCCAGATTGTCAAGGCTATTTGCAGCTCTGATAAAGGGTATGAGGTCTTGGCCGGAGGTAGATCCCTCCAAAAGGCTGAACAGGCcgtcaagaacctcaaggaAAAGTTTCCTTCCAGCTACCTTCATGCAATTCAACTTGATATTGAAGATGATATCTCCATTGCTTCTGCATTTGAATACATCAAGGCTCAGTATGGAAAACTTGATGCCCTTATCAACAACGCAG GTGCCCAATTCGATCAACAGCTTACTGCTGGCAAGATGTCAGCTAGAGAAATATGGAATAAAACATATGATGTGAACGTCACCGGGACCCATATCTTGACTTGGACCTTGGCCCCATTGCTTCTCGAGTCCAGCGATCCCCGCCTCATGTTCATCGCTAGCGGCACATCCTCTCTTACCGGGTCTGAAAACCCCGACTTGCCCATCAATACGCAGTCCAGCAAAGGTTGGCCGAAAGCCTTGAATAACTTCAATTTGCCCGCGTATCGAAGCAGCAAGACTGCACTgaacatgatgatgag GGAGTGGTTCCGGCTTCTTGGTCAGGATGGCGTCAAAGTATGGTCTATCAGCCCTGGATACCTGGCAACCGGTCTCGGTGTCGGCCAAGAGCAGAACAAAACACAAGGTGCAATTGATCCTTCCATTGGAGCTGCAATTGTCAAAGATGTTTTGGAAGGGGCGAGGGATAAGGAGGATGGCAAAGTTGTATCCAGGCAAGGCGTTCAGCCTTGGGAGGATTGA
- a CDS encoding related to toxD protein, with protein MSTQTSKSIFLSAQGKLLVQPVTDSYTVEGSQCLVRVDYSAINLCDYNFFYMGLNSFITGFEMSGTVKRTGPDSRFQVGDAVFGISPVVIPMPSSHGTHQELVVARSELLYKIPAGVSSKDASVICMPAHTAADALFNVIGLGLPAADVAGIDPVGKGILIWGGASSVGMMAIQLAKAAGLQYIFTTASAKNHDILRELGATHCFDYRSRSVVEDIQQAQKSLGIILNLAFDTVGKGVMGPADASNLSTPELTKTALGDSEGLRLACTLPVHQDPAFGMCTSYRPSGNVNAMGAPQDPNSAIRIRNVMEHLLALKDGCLRLPVVTVVTGPEAGIEGIQRVAGGEMSLEKLTLKHPLE; from the coding sequence ATGTCTACCCAAACATCCAAGTCCATTTTTCTGTCCGCTCAGGGCAAGCTCCTCGTCCAGCCAGTGACAGACAGTTACACGGTCGAAGGCTCCCAATGCCTCGTCCGTGTCGACTATTCAGCCATCAACCTCTGTGATTACAATTTCTTCTACATGGGACTCAATTCCTTCATCACCGGATTCGAGATGTCCGGTACTGTCAAGAGAACGGGCCCTGACTCACGATTCCAAGTCGGAGATGCCGTCTTTGGCATCTCGCCCGTCGTCATCCCAATGCCATCCTCACACGGAACCCACCAGGAGTTGGTTGTTGCGAGGTCCGAGCTACTCTATAAGATCCCAGCCGGTGTGTCATCAAAGGATGCCAGCGTAATCTGCATGCCCGCACACACAGCGGCAGATGCCTTGTTCAATGTCATTGGCCTGGGGCTTCCAGCCGCTGATGTAGCTGGCATCGACCCTGTCGGCAAGGGAATTCTTATCTGGGGCGGCGCAAGCAGTGTTGGAATGATGGCCATTCAAttggccaaggctgctgggCTCCAATACATCTTcacaacagcctcagctAAGAACCACGATATCCTTCGAGAGTTGGGAGCCACCCACTGTTTCGACTACAGGAGCCGCAGCGTGGTTGAAGATATCCAACAGGCTCAGAAGTCGCTCGGCATCATTTTAAACTTGGCCTTCGATACTGTCGGCAAAGGAGTCATGGGTCCTGCTGATGCTAGCAATCTCAGCACTCCTGAGCTCACAAAGACTGCATTGGGCGATTCTGAGGGTCTTCGCCTGGCCTGCACGCTCCCGGTTCACCAAGACCCTGCCTTCGGGATGTGCACGTCTTATCGGCCAAGCGGCAATGTAAACGCCATGGGCGCACCTCAAGATCCGAATTCAGCTATCCGTATACGCAATGTTATGGAGCATCTGTTGGCTCTAAAGGATGGATGCTTGAGACTGCCTGTTGTCACAGTTGTAACTGGCCCTGAGGCTGGTATTGAGGGAATCCAACGTGTTGCGGGAGGTGAAATGAGCTTGGAAAAGCTTACACTAAAGCATCCACTAGAATAG
- a CDS encoding related to transcription activator protein acu-15, whose amino-acid sequence MRSASRLRKHRERLACSACRQRKLKCDRESPCGSCVRRRDVTSCSYEVSFDDLNRDRLRHTQAQARLEHLEHLVGLLAEQRSSTTIGVQYGTSAVQLPHDSDTGERTIASSSSRSDQAESGATHWSAMLDDIQALRSTLDPSEGNDIDEGDTSAPQADVGMGMDVMFGAGLSQTVSIEQVLSNYLPSRRSTDRLVSTYFRVRSYITPYIHSVQFQRQYEAFWSDPSAASPLWISILFSILFIAANISRTGKENEIPGHGFTVAAAQCLSLSQYFRPKAFCFEALLLYLHSRFVTCLEISPDMGALISVLAHIAMISGYHRESSVPSLSPFTAEMRRRAWSSFMQLDLLVSFHLGAPSRITLAVSDTRTPSNLLDSDFDEHSARLPSSRPDSELTGVTFCILKHKFMTVFDKILQYALVNPSHEVLNARIDSLDTELKDLYENLPELYQPRPIESCIIDHPQLIVARLCISSIYYKSLCVLHRPHVTKYRDKSIRKCYSASSALVTDLVQVYEECKPGGQLDTEEWLMKSITWHDFLLGVTTLCLVAHATIQIAEGFHINQLSVNLLLERVRTMIQTENSEDGARARSRVLSIVEATISRLRAQQSSESMQITADIQVSPNGTEGRSWKQGEAQQYETNWDYLDELLDASHHGIFTPAEV is encoded by the coding sequence ATGAGGTCCGCTTCTAGGCTGAGAAAGCACAGAGAGCGGCTGGCTTGTTCGGCATGCCGGCAGAGGAAGCTCAAGTGTGACCGTGAAAGTCCCTGCGGCAGCTGTGTTCGCAGGAGAGATGTAACATCCTGCTCCTACGAAGTTTCCTTTGATGACCTGAACCGCGACCGTCTCCGCCACACACAGGCCCAAGCACGTCTTGAACATCTGGAGCACCTCGTCGGGTTACTCGCGGAACAACGTTCAAGCACCACTATTGGAGTTCAATATGGCACTTCGGCTGTTCAGTTGCCACACGATTCGGACACTGGGGAACGCACAAtcgcatcatcgtcttctcgCTCCGACCAGGCTGAAAGCGGTGCAACACACTGGTCAGCTATGCTGGATGACATTCAAGCTCTCAGGTCTACGCTCGATCCTTCTGAGGGCAATGACATAGATGAAGGAGACACGAGTGCTCCTCAGGCAGACGTTGGAATGGGAATGGACGTCATGTTCGGCGCTGGCCTTTCACAAACCGTCAGCATCGAACAAGTACTTAGTAATTACCTTCCATCACGAAGGAGCACCGACCGCCTAGTATCTACATATTTCCGCGTTCGGTCGTACATCACACCATATATACATTCAGTGCAATTTCAGAGGCAGTACGAGGCTTTCTGGAGCGACCCTAGTGCAGCCTCGCCACTTTGGATATCAATCCTCTTTTCAATATTGTTCATCGCCGCCAACATATCTCGCACTGGCAAAGAAAATGAGATACCAGGGCATGGATTTACAGTTGCTGCCGCCCAGTGTCTCTCTCTGAGCCAGTATTTCCGCCCCAAGGCCTTCTGCTTTGAGGCACTACTGCTTTATCTCCATTCACGCTTTGTCACTTGTCTGGAAATCTCTCCGGATATGGGTGCTCTCATCAGCGTGCTCGCCCACATTGCCATGATTTCAGGCTATCACAGAGAGAGTAGCGTTCCAAGTCTGAGTCCCTTCACAGCAGAGATGCGACGCAGGGCATGGAGTTCGTTCATGCAGCTTGATCTTCTAGTATCCTTCCATCTGGGTGCTCCGTCGAGAATCACCTTGGCAGTCTCAGACACGCGGACTCCAAGTAATCTTCTCGATTCCGATTTCGATGAACACAGCGCTCGACTGCCCTCCTCGCGACCGGATTCTGAGCTGACTGGTGTGACATTTTGCATTCTGAAGCACAAATTCATGACAGTATTCGACAAGATTCTTCAATATGCGCTGGTAAATCCTTCACACGAGGTATTAAACGCTCGCATTGACTCTTTGGATACCGAACTCAAAGACTTATATGAAAACCTGCCGGAATTATATCAGCCTCGGCCAATCGAGAGTTGTATCATCGACCATCCTCAACTCATCGTCGCTCGCCTTTGTATCTCTTCTATATACTACAAAAGCCTATGTGTTCTTCATCGTCCACATGTGACCAAATATCGAGATAAGAGCATTCGAAAATGCTATTCGGCATCATCTGCCCTGGTAACTGACCTTGTACAAGTCTATGAAGAGTGCAAACCTGGAGGCCAGCTGGATACCGAAgagtggttgatgaagagtatCACCTGGCATGACTTCTTACTCGGTGTAACCACATTGTGTCTTGTGGCCCATGCAACGATCCAGATCGCCGAGGGATTTCATATCAATCAACTCAGTGTAAACCTTCTGTTGGAAAGAGTCAGAACAATGATTCAAACTGAAAATTCAGAAGATGGTGCAAGGGCTCGATCCAGAGTTTTATCGATAGTGGAAGCTACAATCTCTCGTTTAAGGGCACAACAAAGCAGCGAAAGCATGCAAATCACAGCCGATATACAGGTGTCACCAAATGGAACTGAGGGAAGGAGCTGGAAGCAAGGGGAGGCCCAGCAATATGAAACTAATTGGGACTATCTCGACGAGCTACTCGATGCCTCTCATCATGGGATCTTTACCCCAGCAGAAGTATAA
- a CDS encoding probable general amino acid permease produces the protein MDANKTELGISPVESNRPGSLLDTDNKPVVNELVEKYGQTQRGLKPRHVQLMAIGGSIGTALWVGIGGYLSQAGPLSLLLGYTFWGIFFIWPTYLCVAEMMAYLPVRGSIFELASRFVEPAVGFSLGWTYFFGTCMLVCVEYSAVAAVAEYWDSTTNPAVWIAVSMAICIFLNVVAVKWYGEAEFILAITKVFLLILLVLITIITMAGGNPKSDAYGFRNWKDGAMHEYYAKGPTGRFLGWWSVVIYAAFTIAGPDMIALAAGEIQNPRRTIPRVARMIFYRLVGFYIVGALAVGIICSSKDKRLISAIADGSSGAAASPWVIGIQNLGIGFLPHFINALILVSGLSCGNAYLFAASRTLYGLARDHQAPKILMKCTKNGVPIYSTAAVSLISCVTFLVASNSAIEVFFWFVDLTTTAFIASYSFMLLAYIGFYRARKAQGLTDESLSYVAPYTPYTPIMALALGCTAIFFVGFDVFSPFSLRGFITSYFAVAFTAVMYLVGKIKYWREGKGIVNPKDADLITGKAEIDEECRHWEEGGIEEVERARLAEMTWARRAWERMW, from the exons ATGGATGCCAACAAGACTGAACTGGGCATCTCACCCGTGGAAAGTAACCGTCCTGGCTCCCTACTCGACACCGACAATAAACCGGTAGTGAATGAATTGGTCGAGAAGTATGGACAGACCCAGCGTGGTCTAAAGCCTCGTCACGTCCAGCTCATGGCCATCGGTGGCTCAATTGGAACTGCACTATGG GTCGGTATTGGGGGCTATCTAAGTCAAGCCGGACCGCTCTCTCTACTTCTTGGATACACCTTCTGGGGTATTTTCTTCATTTGGCCCACGTACCTGTGCGTCGCAGAAATGATGGCATATCTGCCCGTTCGCGGCTCCATTTTTGAACTTGCCTCTCGCTTCGTCGAACCAGCTGTTGGCTTCAGCTTAGGCTGGACCTATTTCTTCGGGACGTGCATGCTTGTTTGTGTTGAGTACAGTGCCGTTGCCGCCGTGGCCGAGTACTGGGATAGTACGACGAATCCTGCTGTATGGATAGCCGTTTCAATGGCTATCTGTATTTTTCTCAATGTTGTTGCGGTCAA ATGGTATGGTGAAGCCGAGTTTATtctcgccatcaccaaggtGTTCTTGCTCattctcctcgtcctcatcactATCATAACGATGGCCGGCGGAAATCCCAAGAGTGATGCCTATGGGTTTCGTAACTGGAAGGACGGAGCCATGCACGAATACTACGCCAAAGGTCCCACTGGTAGATTCCTCGGCTGGTGGTCGGTTGTTATCTATGCGGCATTTACTATCGCTGGGCCTGACATGATTGCCCTTGCGGCCGGTGAGATCCAGAACCCTCGTCGGACTATTCCCCGAGTCGCGCGTATGATATTCTACCGTCTTGTCGGGTTTTATATCGTCGGAGCCCTTGCTGTTGGCATTATATGCTCATCGAAagataaaaggcttattagCGCTATCGCAGATGGCTCTTCTGGCGCTGCTGCGAGCCCATGGGTGATTGGCATTCAGAATCTTGGAATCGGATTCTTGCCTCACTTCATCAATGCCCTCATCCTTGTGTCTGGGCTTTCTTGTGGTAACGCTTATCTTTTCGCTGCTAGTCGAACGCTCTATGGCCTTGCCAGAG ATCATCAAGCTCCCAAGATTTTGATGAAATGTACCAAGAATGGAGTCCCGATCTACTCCACCGCAGCcgtctccttgatctcttgcGTTACTTTCCTTGTGGCCTCCAACTCGGCTATAGAAGTCTTCTTCTGGTTCGTCGACCTCACTACCACCGCATTCATCGCTTCATATAGCTTTATGCTACTTGCGTACATTGGGTTCTACCGTGCTCGCAAGGCACAGGGTCTTACTGACGAGTCACTCTCGTATGTCGCGCCTTATACACCATACACTCCCATCATGGCGCTTGCTCTAGGATGCACAGCGATCTTTTTCGTAGGATTTGATGTGTTCAGCCCGTTCAGCCTGCGAGGTTTCATCACCTCTTATTTTGCTGTTGCTTTCACCGCTGTTATGTATCTggttggcaagatcaagtaTTGGAGAGAGGGTAAGGGTATCGTCAATCCGAAGGATGCAGATTTGATCACTGGTAAGGCTGAGATTGATGAGGAATGCAGACACTGGGAGGAAGGAGGCattgaggaggttgagagagCTAGACTGGCTGAAATGACTTGGGCCAGGCGTGCTTGGGAGAGAATGTGGTAG